The proteins below come from a single Candidatus Bathyarchaeota archaeon genomic window:
- a CDS encoding glycosyltransferase has protein sequence MSPKTASPYGVSVVTTTWNEQENIAELIRRIRQTLAGRPHEIVVVDDSSPDGTLQIAKQLADVAIGKAHEGQTKGLLLAAKHARYPIVVTIDSDLENPPETIPALLEKLADCDVAVASRRVLPRISERWAAATLGRLIGVSDFYSNFRAFRREAIVDAKLRGGETFGGELLVAAKKSGFKVGELKYQAPPRRSRPRIGGSLRANLRITASTCRCLWIYLLS, from the coding sequence ATGAGCCCTAAAACCGCAAGCCCATACGGCGTATCCGTGGTCACCACCACATGGAACGAGCAAGAAAACATTGCAGAGCTAATCCGCAGAATCCGCCAAACGCTCGCGGGGCGCCCCCATGAAATCGTGGTGGTGGATGATAGCTCGCCAGATGGAACCCTCCAAATCGCCAAGCAACTCGCCGACGTAGCCATCGGAAAAGCACACGAGGGACAAACCAAGGGGCTGCTGCTGGCTGCCAAACACGCCCGGTACCCTATCGTAGTCACCATCGACTCAGACCTAGAAAACCCCCCTGAAACCATACCGGCGCTGCTGGAAAAACTCGCTGACTGCGACGTAGCCGTTGCTTCCCGCAGGGTTCTGCCAAGAATTTCTGAGCGGTGGGCAGCGGCAACTTTAGGCAGATTAATAGGGGTCTCTGATTTCTACTCAAATTTCCGGGCTTTCAGGCGAGAAGCAATCGTGGATGCCAAGTTGCGGGGCGGCGAAACCTTCGGGGGTGAACTGTTGGTTGCGGCTAAAAAAAGCGGCTTTAAAGTAGGCGAATTGAAGTATCAGGCTCCGCCGCGCCGTAGCCGACCACGCATCGGCGGCAGCCTCCGCGCTAACCTACGCATAACCGCCTCGACATGCAGGTGCCTCTGGATTTACCTTCTCAGCTAA
- the tuf gene encoding translation elongation factor EF-1 subunit alpha: MSKSDKPHLNIIIMGHVDNGKSTTTGHLLYLAGVIDQRTIDAFKEEAEKMGKGTFHFAWVLDNLKEERERGVTIDLRFLQFPTKKYNMTVIDAPGHRDFIKNMITGASQADAAVLFSSAKKGEFEAGIGAGGQTREHAFLAFTQGIRQLIVAINKMDDNTVNWSQERYTEMKNEITRMLKTIGYKIEAINFIPVSGWTGDNLIKKSDKMPWYNGPTLMEGFDLLEVPAKPTNKPLRVPIQDVYTITGIGTVPVGRVETGILKPGQNLVFMPSNKTAEVKSIEMHHTSIPSAEPGDNIGISVRGIAKNDVHRGDVAGPVDNPPTVAKEFIGQILVIYHPTAIAAGYTPVLHYHTGQIACRFTELIKKIDPRTGQVSEEHPSFLKTGDAAQVRMEPLHPIAVEAFKDFPELGRFAVRDMGTTVAAGVIKEVTKKGP; the protein is encoded by the coding sequence ATGAGCAAAAGTGATAAACCCCACCTAAACATCATTATCATGGGGCACGTTGACAACGGCAAATCAACAACCACAGGCCACTTACTGTACTTGGCAGGCGTTATCGATCAGCGCACAATCGACGCATTCAAGGAAGAAGCCGAAAAAATGGGCAAAGGCACATTCCACTTCGCGTGGGTTCTCGACAACCTAAAGGAAGAGCGAGAACGCGGTGTCACCATCGATCTTCGATTCCTCCAGTTCCCAACAAAGAAATACAACATGACTGTCATCGATGCACCAGGCCACAGAGACTTTATCAAAAACATGATTACTGGCGCAAGCCAAGCCGACGCAGCTGTCCTCTTCAGTTCAGCTAAGAAAGGCGAGTTCGAGGCAGGCATCGGCGCAGGCGGCCAAACAAGAGAGCATGCATTCCTTGCTTTCACCCAAGGCATCCGCCAACTAATCGTTGCCATCAACAAGATGGATGACAACACCGTTAACTGGAGCCAAGAAAGATATACTGAAATGAAGAACGAAATTACAAGAATGCTCAAAACCATCGGCTACAAGATTGAAGCAATCAACTTCATTCCAGTTTCCGGCTGGACAGGCGACAACTTGATCAAGAAAAGCGACAAGATGCCCTGGTATAACGGTCCAACCTTGATGGAAGGATTCGACCTACTTGAGGTCCCAGCAAAACCAACCAACAAACCACTCCGCGTCCCAATCCAAGACGTTTACACCATCACAGGCATCGGCACAGTTCCAGTTGGCAGAGTCGAAACCGGCATCCTCAAACCAGGACAGAACCTAGTCTTCATGCCATCAAACAAAACCGCTGAAGTCAAATCCATCGAAATGCACCACACCTCTATCCCCTCAGCAGAGCCAGGCGACAACATCGGCATCAGCGTCAGAGGCATCGCAAAGAACGATGTCCACCGCGGAGACGTTGCAGGTCCAGTTGACAACCCGCCAACCGTAGCGAAAGAATTCATCGGACAAATCCTTGTCATCTACCACCCAACAGCCATCGCAGCAGGCTACACACCAGTCCTCCACTACCACACAGGACAGATCGCATGCAGATTCACCGAACTCATCAAGAAAATTGACCCAAGAACTGGTCAAGTATCCGAAGAGCACCCAAGCTTCCTAAAGACAGGCGACGCAGCTCAAGTACGCATGGAACCACTACACCCAATCGCGGTCGAAGCATTCAAGGACTTCCCAGAACTCGGCAGATTCGCAGTCCGAGACATGGGCACAACTGTTGCAGCAGGCGTAATCAAAGAAGTAACCAAGAAGGGTCCATAA
- a CDS encoding GDSL-type esterase/lipase family protein: MKRQTKLLYAAAAVIIIIGGALLMQAISKPQSAPIRVACVGDSLTEGSLYPDDLYMMLGGGYDVANFGWHGTTVSLDAPTPYMHEEVFRQALEFKPDIVIIMLGTNDANPDVQKYNAYFIEDYSALIDKFQSLESKPQVWLALPPPIFNNGTGLSTEFFEQHILPGISEVAAKTGLPTIDVYSALLSHPEAFPFDGVHPNDQGSRLIASAVYEALTKE; the protein is encoded by the coding sequence ATGAAGAGGCAAACTAAACTGCTATATGCCGCAGCCGCAGTAATCATCATAATCGGAGGAGCCCTGCTCATGCAAGCCATCAGTAAACCCCAAAGTGCGCCTATCCGCGTGGCATGCGTCGGCGACAGCTTAACCGAAGGCTCCCTCTACCCCGATGACCTCTACATGATGCTTGGCGGAGGCTACGATGTTGCGAACTTTGGTTGGCATGGAACCACGGTTTCCCTTGATGCACCCACGCCATATATGCACGAGGAGGTTTTCCGGCAAGCCCTCGAATTCAAACCCGACATCGTCATTATCATGCTGGGCACCAACGACGCTAACCCCGACGTCCAAAAGTACAATGCCTACTTCATCGAGGATTATTCGGCCCTCATCGATAAGTTCCAGTCACTGGAGAGTAAACCGCAGGTTTGGCTTGCGCTGCCCCCGCCGATCTTCAACAACGGCACCGGCTTAAGCACCGAATTCTTTGAGCAACATATACTTCCAGGCATCAGTGAAGTCGCCGCCAAAACAGGCTTGCCCACCATAGACGTGTATTCTGCGCTGCTCAGCCACCCCGAGGCTTTTCCCTTCGACGGCGTCCATCCTAACGATCAGGGAAGCCGACTGATCGCCAGCGCAGTCTACGAGGCGCTAACTAAAGAATAG
- a CDS encoding GDSL-type esterase/lipase family protein, translated as MNRKVKLLSLALIAIVVVAATEAYMLTAQQNALAQPIRVACIGDSITRGNEYTIDLWSKLGSGYVVGDFGIGGATVDSHSGSGYINETAFQVALTFNPDVVIIMLGTNDANPELNETADAFIADYTALIEAFQGLDSKPQVWLVLPPPIYHNPGDLSEAILTQKIIPSIRQLAGQMDLPVIDVHTPLLGHEDYFIDGIHPKVAGAVVIAETIYAAVEPNLKQQAAAITLLT; from the coding sequence ATGAACCGCAAAGTAAAGCTGCTATCACTTGCCCTGATAGCGATAGTTGTCGTGGCAGCCACGGAAGCCTACATGCTTACCGCCCAGCAAAATGCCCTAGCTCAACCCATCCGCGTGGCATGCATCGGCGACAGTATCACCAGGGGCAACGAGTACACCATTGACCTCTGGAGCAAACTGGGCAGCGGCTACGTAGTAGGCGACTTCGGCATCGGGGGAGCAACGGTGGATTCGCATTCAGGCAGCGGATACATCAACGAAACCGCCTTCCAAGTTGCCCTAACTTTTAACCCCGACGTTGTCATCATCATGCTGGGCACTAACGATGCCAACCCCGAACTTAACGAAACCGCCGACGCATTCATCGCTGACTACACCGCCCTCATAGAGGCTTTCCAGGGGCTGGACAGTAAACCGCAGGTTTGGCTTGTTTTGCCCCCGCCGATTTACCATAACCCAGGAGACCTCAGTGAAGCAATTTTAACGCAGAAGATCATTCCCAGCATCCGGCAGCTAGCGGGGCAGATGGATTTGCCAGTGATTGATGTGCATACGCCGCTTCTGGGGCATGAAGACTACTTCATCGATGGCATCCACCCCAAGGTAGCCGGCGCAGTAGTGATTGCGGAAACCATCTATGCCGCGGTGGAGCCAAACCTTAAACAGCAGGCAGCAGCCATTACGCTTTTAACTTAA
- a CDS encoding PadR family transcriptional regulator, protein MTDKDVFDAESIKAEFTRRLVSNLLDIILLAHFKEEPFSGYDATQYLHRSLNVLMSPGTVYANLYSMERHGLVESFRGPNKTLFKATAKGIFTKDLLTSPMEIAGFFSRIMEQ, encoded by the coding sequence TTGACGGATAAAGACGTTTTTGATGCGGAATCAATTAAAGCAGAGTTTACCCGAAGGTTAGTTTCTAATCTTTTAGACATAATTCTTCTGGCACATTTTAAGGAGGAACCCTTCAGCGGCTACGACGCAACCCAGTACCTGCACCGAAGCCTAAACGTGTTGATGAGCCCCGGGACAGTCTACGCTAACCTCTACTCGATGGAGCGGCATGGACTGGTGGAAAGCTTCCGCGGACCTAACAAAACCCTCTTTAAAGCCACAGCTAAAGGCATCTTCACCAAAGACCTGCTCACTTCACCTATGGAAATCGCCGGTTTCTTCTCTAGAATTATGGAACAGTAA